GGCGAAAGTAAATGTGATATGCCGCTGTGAAGAGATAGAGATCGACGAGATCCGCGAGTGGATTGCGCGCGGTTACGACACCTTTGACGAGCTTAAGAGAGAGCTCCGCGTCGGCATGGGACCATGCCAGGGACGCGGATGCCGCGACATCATCCTGCGCGAGATCTCGAAAGCCACCGGCAAACCCGTATCGGAGATCGCCCCAGGAACGATGAGACCCCCCGTAAAGCCGATAAAGCTCAGCCTCCTTGCTGAGGACTGCGAATAGGAGGTGCAGAAGATGGATTTCCCGAAAACAGCTGATGTCGTCATCATCGGCGGCGGCGTCGTAGGAACCGCCACCGCGTATTACCTTGCAAAATCAGGAAGAAAGAATGTCGTTCTGCTCGAAAAGAATACCGTCTGCTCCGGCTCCACGGGCCGCTGCGGCGCCGGTATCCGCGCGCAGTGGGGCCTTGAGCTCAACTGCCGCATGGCTCTCGCCTGCCTCGACACCTTCGAGCAGCTCGACGAAGAACTCGGACTGCCCACCGGCCTCAATCAGGGCGGATACCTGCTCGTCGCCTACAAAGAGAAGGAATGGGAGCAGTTCAAGAAAAACGTCGAGCTCCAGCACTCCCTCGGCATCATGACCGAGGCCTTCACGGACGTCAAACGCGCGCAGGAGATCTGCCCCGGCGTAGCGGTCGACGACGCGCTGGGCTTCACCTACTACAGCAGGGACGGCCACGCCGACCCCTTCCTTACGACCTTCGCCTTCCAGGAGGCGGCAAAACGCCACGAAGCGAAGTTCTGCAAATTCACCGAAGTGACCGGCCTCAAAACCGAGGGCGGCAAGATCAAGGCCGTTGAGACCAACCACGGCACCATTGAGTGCGGCAGCGTCATCAACTGCGCCGGCGCCTGGGCGCAGGATATCGCGGCAATGGCCGGCATCAAGCTCCCGAACTGGGCCGAGCGCCACGAGATCCTCATCACGGAACCGGTGGACCCGGGCGTATGCCCGCCGATGCTCATGAGCTTCAGCGGAAACTACTACATCCAGCAGCGTCCCCACGGCTCGATCATCGCCGGTGAGAGCCCCGCGCACGAACCGCTTCTCGGATACACCTCAACGGTACATTCGGTGGCAAGCATCGCGCGCACCATCATCAAGCTGCTGCCGCGGGCGAAGAACATCCGCGTCGTGCGCCAGTGGGCCGGCTACTACGACATGACCCCGGACGCCGCCTCGATACTCGGCGAGACCGACGTGAAGAACTTCTGGCACGCGACGGGCTTCTCCGGCCACGGATTCATGCTCGGACCGGTCGCGGGACAGGTCATGACGGCGCTCCTCAACGGAGACAAGCCGCCTATCGACCCCACGATCATGGACTACAGAAGATTTGAGCGCGGCGAAAAGATCGTTGAGCCGAACGTCGTTTAACATCTCTGTCTCTCATTTCCCCTATATGAAAACGGCCGCCCCCTGCGGCCGTTTTTTTGTTATAAACTACTAAGCGGCCTTAGGTATTTTTATAATATATTTCTCCGCCGTCTGATTTATATTACCGTAAGTAAAGATACAAAGGAGAAATGCTGTAATGTGGTACGTCAACATGGTGCTCTGGCTCGGAACGATATTCGGTTTTTTCAGCTGGGCGCTCTTCCGAATATATAAGGCGGAAAAACTTAAAAAGGTGGAAAAAACGGAGCGTACAGCGGCAAGGCCGGCAGGGCACAGATAGCCGGCGGCCCCGCAAAACGCGGCGCGGCCCCTCTTAGCGGGGAGCCGCGCCCATCGTATATTTACCTTTAGCCGCCGCGAGTCCTATATCCCGCGCTCGATCGTATCCTCGCGGCTGACGCCGACGCCGATGAGGAGGATCGGGGTCTTTACGCGCTCCTCGATGAAGCGCACATAGTCCCGCGCCTCCTTGGGCAGCTCCTCGAAGCGGCGGCAGCGTGAAATATCGCTCTTCCAGCCGGGCAGCGTCTCATAGACCGGCTTCGCCTTCGCGAGCTCGGCGCAGCTGCTCGGGAAGTGTCCGCGTATCTTTCCGTCTATCTCGTAGGCGGTGCAGATCTTTATCTCGTCAAAGCCGTCGAGGACGTCGAGCTTCGTGAGGGCGATGCCGTCCAGGCCGTTCACCTTCACCGCGTAATCCACGGCCACGAGGTCGCACCAGCCGCAGCGGCGCGGGCGGCCCGTCGTAGCGCCGAACTCGCCGCCCTTTGAGCGCAGCAGTTCGCCGGTCGCTCCGAGCTCCTCCGTCGGGAAGGGGCCCTCTCCGACGCGGGTGCAGTAGGCCTTGGTGACGCCGATCACGCGGTCGATGCGCGAGGGGCCGATGCCCGCGCCCATGCAGGCGCCGCCGGCGCAGGGGCTCGAGCTGGTGACGAAGGGATATGTCCCGTAGTCGACATCAAGCAGCGTCGCCTGCGCGCCCTCAAAGAGAATATTCTCTCCCGCGCATGCGGCCCTGTCTATCTCAAGGAACGATTCTCCCAGCATCGGCGCGAGACGCTCGCCCCACTTGAGGGCCTTCGCGTACATCTCCGCAAAGTCGAGAGGCTCGGCGCCGTATATCTTCGTGAGAATGTCGTTCTTTATTTTGAGCGTGCGTGACAGCTTGTCGCGCAGGATATCGGGGTTGACCAGGTCCTCGGCGCGGATGCCGATGCGTTCATACTTATCCGCGTAGCAGGGGCCGATGCCGCGTCCGGTGGTGCCGATCTTGGTCCCCTCGCAGCGCTCCCCCTCGGCGAGCCTGTCAATGAGCTTGTGGTAGGGCATGACGATGTGCGTGCCGTGGCTCACGACGAGACGCGCCAGCCTCTTGCCGCGCGCCGCGAGGCCGTCAAGCTCCTCAAAGAGCGTCTCGGGGTCCATCACGACGCCGTTTCCTATCACACAGGTCTTACCGGGATAGAGTATGCCGGAGGGCAGAAGGTGGAATACATACTTCTCATTGTCGACGACGACGGTGTGACCCGCGTTCGCGCCGCCCTGATAGCGGACGATGACCCCCGCCTGCGCGGCGAGCACGTCGACCACGCGGCCCTTGCCCTCGTCTCCCCACTGTACTCCCAGAACAATATCTGTGCGACCTTTCATTGAAAACACCTCTTTAACAGATTGCCAATAGTTTTACTTCTTAACATTCTTTTCAAAAACCTCGTTATTGTATCCTCTGATGTTGAGATTATCAAGAGGTTTTATCGGAAATTTTGCGTACTTTCAGAAGTATCTTCGCGCGCCGCGTCATCTTCTTTATCGAAGCCTCACGCGACATCGCCTCCTCCTTCGTCTCAAAGCTCTCATAATAAAAGAGCTCGACGGGCAGGCGCGGGCGCGTGTACTTCGCCCCCTTCCCCGCGTTGTGGGCCTTCAGCCGCCTCTCCAGGTCGTTAGTCCAGCCGGTATAGAGGGTGCCGTCGGCGCAGCGCAGTATATAGGTATAGGCGCTCATATTGAAAAGGTGCCGGGGGCGTCTCTCTCGAACCGGTGATGGCCGGGCCCGTCATGGAAGAGGTAGTAGAAGAAATCCCAGAGCCCCTCTTCGTCAAACTCATAAAAGAAATCGCAGCAG
This is a stretch of genomic DNA from Cloacibacillus sp.. It encodes these proteins:
- a CDS encoding (2Fe-2S)-binding protein; this encodes MICRCEEIEIDEIREWIARGYDTFDELKRELRVGMGPCQGRGCRDIILREISKATGKPVSEIAPGTMRPPVKPIKLSLLAEDCE
- a CDS encoding FAD-binding oxidoreductase; amino-acid sequence: MDFPKTADVVIIGGGVVGTATAYYLAKSGRKNVVLLEKNTVCSGSTGRCGAGIRAQWGLELNCRMALACLDTFEQLDEELGLPTGLNQGGYLLVAYKEKEWEQFKKNVELQHSLGIMTEAFTDVKRAQEICPGVAVDDALGFTYYSRDGHADPFLTTFAFQEAAKRHEAKFCKFTEVTGLKTEGGKIKAVETNHGTIECGSVINCAGAWAQDIAAMAGIKLPNWAERHEILITEPVDPGVCPPMLMSFSGNYYIQQRPHGSIIAGESPAHEPLLGYTSTVHSVASIARTIIKLLPRAKNIRVVRQWAGYYDMTPDAASILGETDVKNFWHATGFSGHGFMLGPVAGQVMTALLNGDKPPIDPTIMDYRRFERGEKIVEPNVV
- a CDS encoding adenylosuccinate synthase; protein product: MKGRTDIVLGVQWGDEGKGRVVDVLAAQAGVIVRYQGGANAGHTVVVDNEKYVFHLLPSGILYPGKTCVIGNGVVMDPETLFEELDGLAARGKRLARLVVSHGTHIVMPYHKLIDRLAEGERCEGTKIGTTGRGIGPCYADKYERIGIRAEDLVNPDILRDKLSRTLKIKNDILTKIYGAEPLDFAEMYAKALKWGERLAPMLGESFLEIDRAACAGENILFEGAQATLLDVDYGTYPFVTSSSPCAGGACMGAGIGPSRIDRVIGVTKAYCTRVGEGPFPTEELGATGELLRSKGGEFGATTGRPRRCGWCDLVAVDYAVKVNGLDGIALTKLDVLDGFDEIKICTAYEIDGKIRGHFPSSCAELAKAKPVYETLPGWKSDISRCRRFEELPKEARDYVRFIEERVKTPILLIGVGVSREDTIERGI
- a CDS encoding GIY-YIG nuclease family protein codes for the protein MSAYTYILRCADGTLYTGWTNDLERRLKAHNAGKGAKYTRPRLPVELFYYESFETKEEAMSREASIKKMTRRAKILLKVRKISDKTS